A DNA window from Thermosynechococcaceae cyanobacterium Okahandja contains the following coding sequences:
- a CDS encoding heavy metal translocating P-type ATPase — MTTIAHSASPESSLATAVTTETIHYQVVHWITGRFRIRIPRLGFDAEYGARLLYIVGTLPAVSAARINPPARSLVVEYNPKLFGEALATVQGQIFESIQVAANPDLPVLAAEKAAPEAESHEINYWERLGLPALGLGLSLGAMMGLPVPGYVIASVVIAGAMPVFKRAWDALQQEKQLTIDFLDGLAIALHTMQGHYFAPSFMLGLVEGGEVIRDLTARGSERANLDLLDCLGKTAFVERDGVEVEVEVKDLVEGDRVVVYPGDQIPVDGIVLRGTGLVDQCKLTGESVPVTRTEGMEVFASTLLVDGQLVILTERTGKNTRAGVIVGLMQSAPVHDTRIENYAAMVANQAVIPTLAIGTGVGLLSGDLNRAIALLTLDLGTGIRVSVPTTILSALTYAAQHGVLIRSGRAIEKLAQIDTIVFDKTGTLTQGHAGVTDIKVMDPRFSADDLLSMAASAEQGLTHPVAEAIVRHARETNMPLYDCEDWEYRVGLGVVTKVRGVDLRVGSRRMMEQENICLNELNERFPDLNSGRASVVYVGGDGRLLGVILYSDPIRHESPDVIRELKEAGITPHMLTGDVGRVARAVAKDLGIAPQNIYAEAFPEKKVEVVRSLHDSGKVVAFCGDGINDSAALAYADVSISFAGATDIARETADVVLMEDDLRGLTLAIRIAKQAMEIVWQNTAIVAIPNIGALLSGIFFALDPILAVVINNGTAILAELNGLRPLAGPGGALPLPPVKDTQEFLAEWEATHPEHPVQHIPPQR, encoded by the coding sequence ATGACCACTATTGCCCACAGTGCTTCCCCAGAGTCGAGTTTAGCCACCGCTGTTACCACCGAAACGATTCATTACCAAGTTGTGCATTGGATTACGGGTCGGTTTCGGATTCGGATTCCACGGTTAGGGTTTGATGCGGAGTATGGCGCTCGCTTACTCTACATTGTGGGAACGTTGCCCGCTGTCAGTGCCGCTCGGATTAATCCGCCAGCGCGCTCCTTGGTGGTGGAGTACAATCCCAAGCTCTTTGGCGAAGCACTGGCAACGGTACAAGGGCAAATTTTTGAATCAATTCAGGTGGCCGCGAACCCAGACTTGCCGGTACTGGCGGCAGAGAAGGCGGCACCGGAGGCGGAAAGTCATGAAATTAATTACTGGGAGCGCTTGGGGTTGCCGGCCCTAGGGTTGGGTCTGAGCTTGGGCGCAATGATGGGGTTACCTGTGCCGGGCTATGTCATTGCCAGTGTGGTGATTGCTGGGGCGATGCCGGTCTTTAAGCGGGCGTGGGATGCCCTACAACAGGAGAAACAGTTAACGATTGATTTTCTGGATGGGTTGGCGATCGCCCTGCACACAATGCAAGGGCACTACTTTGCCCCCTCCTTCATGCTGGGCTTAGTCGAAGGGGGCGAGGTGATTCGTGACCTCACGGCACGCGGTTCGGAGCGGGCTAATTTGGATCTGTTGGACTGCCTCGGCAAGACCGCTTTTGTGGAGCGGGATGGGGTCGAGGTGGAAGTGGAGGTGAAGGATTTAGTTGAGGGCGATCGCGTTGTTGTCTATCCCGGGGATCAGATTCCGGTTGATGGTATTGTGCTGCGGGGCACGGGTCTTGTGGATCAGTGCAAACTCACCGGCGAGTCGGTGCCGGTGACCCGTACCGAAGGGATGGAGGTGTTTGCCTCAACCTTGCTCGTGGATGGTCAACTGGTGATCTTGACCGAGCGCACAGGTAAGAATACGCGAGCCGGGGTGATTGTTGGTCTGATGCAGTCAGCACCGGTACACGATACCCGCATTGAAAACTATGCCGCCATGGTGGCCAACCAAGCGGTGATTCCCACCTTGGCCATTGGCACGGGTGTTGGCCTGCTCTCCGGTGATCTCAACCGGGCGATCGCCCTGCTCACCCTTGATCTGGGTACCGGCATTCGGGTGTCTGTGCCCACCACCATCCTCTCGGCGCTCACCTACGCGGCTCAGCACGGGGTTTTAATTCGCAGTGGCCGTGCCATTGAAAAACTGGCACAAATTGACACCATTGTTTTTGATAAAACCGGTACCCTCACCCAAGGCCATGCCGGGGTGACTGACATCAAAGTGATGGATCCCCGCTTTAGTGCCGATGACCTCCTGAGCATGGCTGCCAGTGCCGAGCAAGGCCTCACCCACCCGGTCGCTGAAGCCATTGTCCGCCATGCCCGTGAAACTAATATGCCCCTGTACGACTGCGAGGACTGGGAATACCGCGTTGGTTTAGGGGTGGTCACTAAAGTCCGCGGCGTGGATCTGCGCGTTGGTAGCCGTCGCATGATGGAGCAGGAAAACATTTGCCTGAACGAACTCAACGAGCGGTTTCCGGATCTCAATTCAGGGCGAGCCTCGGTGGTCTATGTGGGTGGCGATGGCCGTCTGCTCGGGGTGATTCTCTACAGCGATCCGATTCGCCACGAAAGCCCCGATGTGATTCGCGAACTCAAGGAGGCTGGCATTACCCCCCATATGCTCACCGGCGATGTGGGTCGGGTGGCTCGTGCCGTTGCCAAGGATCTGGGTATTGCTCCCCAGAATATCTATGCTGAAGCCTTTCCCGAGAAGAAAGTCGAGGTGGTACGTAGCCTCCACGACAGCGGCAAAGTGGTGGCCTTCTGCGGTGATGGCATTAATGACTCTGCTGCCTTGGCCTACGCCGATGTCTCGATTTCGTTTGCCGGGGCAACCGATATTGCTCGGGAGACGGCGGATGTGGTGCTGATGGAGGATGACCTGCGTGGTCTCACCCTTGCCATCCGCATTGCCAAACAAGCGATGGAGATTGTCTGGCAAAATACGGCAATTGTGGCCATTCCCAACATTGGCGCCTTACTCTCGGGCATCTTCTTTGCCCTTGACCCCATCCTTGCGGTGGTGATCAACAACGGTACAGCCATTTTGGCGGAACTCAATGGCTTGCGCCCCTTGGCCGGCCCGGGTGGTGCCTTGCCCTTACCGCCGGTCAAAGATACCCAAGAGTTTCTGGCGGAGTGGGAGGCCACCCATCCAGAGCATCCGGTGCAGCATATTCCCCCTCAGCGCTAA
- the hemC gene encoding hydroxymethylbilane synthase has protein sequence MTATTPTQRPVRIGSRKSQLALVQTEWVQAQLQARHGDRPFEVVTMTTQGDNILDVALAKIGDKGLFTKELELSMLRGDTDLAVHSLKDLPTNLPEGLMLGAITRREDPADALVLGAKWAGHTLDTLPAGTVIGTSSLRRLAQLRHHYPHLAFKDVRGNLNTRLAKLDAGEYDALILAVAGLRRLGFGDRISQVLPASISLYAVGQGALGIECRSNDPEILTLIKTLEDPDTAARCLAERAFLRQLEGGCQVPIGVHTVIEQGQLTLTGLVASLDGQKLVKDSVTGDPKSAEDLGTTLALTLREQGAAEILAEIFATVRPER, from the coding sequence ATGACTGCTACCACCCCCACCCAGCGGCCTGTCCGCATTGGCTCCCGCAAAAGTCAACTGGCCCTCGTGCAAACGGAATGGGTACAGGCACAACTGCAAGCCCGCCATGGCGATCGCCCCTTTGAAGTGGTGACCATGACCACCCAAGGGGATAACATTCTTGACGTTGCCTTGGCCAAAATTGGCGATAAGGGGCTGTTCACGAAAGAACTAGAACTGTCAATGCTGCGGGGCGACACCGACTTGGCTGTGCACTCCCTGAAGGATTTACCCACGAACCTACCTGAAGGGTTAATGCTGGGGGCCATTACCCGGCGGGAAGACCCCGCTGATGCCCTTGTGCTGGGGGCAAAATGGGCAGGCCACACCCTCGATACTTTGCCCGCAGGCACCGTCATTGGTACCTCTTCCCTGCGGCGGCTGGCTCAACTGCGCCACCACTATCCCCATCTGGCGTTTAAGGATGTGCGCGGCAACCTCAATACCCGACTGGCCAAATTAGATGCGGGCGAGTACGATGCCCTGATTTTAGCAGTGGCGGGCTTACGACGGCTGGGATTTGGCGATCGCATTAGTCAGGTGCTGCCCGCCAGTATCTCCCTTTATGCGGTGGGTCAAGGTGCCCTTGGCATTGAGTGCCGCAGCAATGACCCCGAGATCCTGACCCTGATTAAAACCCTTGAAGATCCAGACACTGCCGCCCGCTGCCTTGCCGAGCGTGCCTTCCTGCGACAACTAGAAGGGGGCTGCCAAGTGCCCATCGGTGTCCATACGGTGATTGAGCAGGGGCAACTTACCCTCACCGGACTGGTGGCCAGCCTCGATGGCCAGAAACTGGTCAAAGATAGCGTCACCGGTGATCCAAAAAGCGCCGAAGACCTCGGTACTACCCTTGCCCTCACCCTGCGGGAACAGGGAGCCGCCGAAATTCTGGCGGAAATTTTTGCGACGGTTCGTCCTGAGCGCTAG
- a CDS encoding transglutaminase family protein, with protein sequence MDYRISHQTTYTYSRPVALAPHDLRLIPRSDGHQHLRSLAVQILPLPQGESTVLDTYGNHLRRYWWSEEPTTTLMIQVTSEVTTYCKNPFNYLLEPWATTLPFNYPQRLANELQPYLAAAVDPVAYQLAWQILATVEGQLLPFLSALNEKIYRTCQHQIRETGAPWPPCVTWQQQQGSCRDTAVLFIHACRAVGLAARFVSGYQEGDPDNPERHLHAWVEVYLPGAGWRGYDPTHGLAVSDRHVALVAAADPSDAAPIHGMVRGQGVTSTMTYQLQIQPLSPLA encoded by the coding sequence ATGGACTACCGCATTAGCCACCAAACCACCTATACCTATAGTCGTCCCGTTGCCTTAGCGCCCCACGATCTCCGCCTGATTCCCCGCAGTGATGGTCATCAGCACCTGCGATCGCTGGCGGTGCAAATTCTGCCGCTGCCCCAAGGGGAAAGTACTGTTCTAGATACCTATGGCAATCACCTGCGGCGCTACTGGTGGTCAGAGGAACCCACCACAACTTTGATGATTCAAGTCACCTCTGAGGTGACCACCTACTGCAAGAATCCCTTTAACTATCTGCTGGAGCCGTGGGCCACCACCTTACCCTTTAACTATCCTCAACGGTTAGCCAATGAGTTACAGCCCTATCTGGCAGCGGCGGTGGATCCGGTGGCCTATCAGTTGGCATGGCAAATTCTTGCAACGGTAGAGGGGCAGCTTCTGCCCTTTTTAAGTGCACTTAACGAGAAAATTTACCGCACCTGCCAGCATCAGATTCGCGAGACCGGGGCACCATGGCCGCCCTGTGTGACGTGGCAGCAGCAACAGGGATCCTGTCGGGATACCGCCGTTTTGTTTATCCATGCCTGCCGCGCGGTAGGGCTGGCGGCGCGTTTTGTCAGTGGCTACCAAGAGGGCGACCCGGACAATCCAGAGCGCCATCTCCATGCGTGGGTAGAGGTGTATCTGCCGGGGGCAGGCTGGCGCGGCTATGACCCGACCCATGGCCTAGCGGTGAGCGATCGCCATGTTGCCCTTGTGGCGGCAGCGGATCCTAGCGATGCGGCACCCATTCATGGAATGGTGCGGGGTCAAGGGGTTACCTCCACGATGACCTACCAACTTCAGATTCAGCCCCTCTCCCCCCTTGCCTAA
- the tyrS gene encoding tyrosine--tRNA ligase — MSADLEGTLARLQRGVVETFPHVPNSDQRHENLWAALRHTDRPLRIKLGIDPTGSDIHLGHSIVLRKLRQFQDAGHCAVLIMGDFTAQIGDPTGKSEVRPQLTAEEVGRNVQTYLDQVRPILDFETPGRLEIRYNSEWLAGLDLRKILELLGTMTVSQMLAKEGFAERYAKETPIFLHEFLYPLMQGYDSVAVAADVELGGTDQKFNIAVGRDLQRHFGLPTVQFGLLMPILVGTDGVQKMSKSLGNYVALRESAASMYSKLEKIPDALVNQYIELLTDLPLEALPTNPRDRQKALALEVVSQYHGRELALQTQAELAAIVTQGQTTQAGSIPEYALSQFTFPVKLTYVLSQTGLCPSSSEARRQIQGGGVRLNSEKITDVDFTLNAPETYVNQVLQVGKKKFLRFVP; from the coding sequence ATGAGCGCAGACCTTGAGGGCACCCTTGCCCGCCTCCAGCGGGGCGTTGTTGAAACCTTTCCCCATGTCCCGAATTCGGATCAACGCCATGAAAACCTTTGGGCGGCGCTGCGCCACACCGATCGCCCCCTGCGGATTAAGCTGGGCATTGACCCCACCGGTAGCGATATTCACTTAGGCCACAGTATTGTCTTGCGCAAATTACGGCAGTTTCAGGATGCGGGTCATTGTGCCGTGTTGATTATGGGCGACTTTACCGCGCAAATTGGCGACCCTACCGGCAAGTCGGAGGTACGCCCGCAACTGACGGCAGAGGAGGTAGGCCGCAATGTGCAAACCTACCTTGATCAGGTGCGCCCCATTCTGGATTTTGAGACCCCCGGACGGCTAGAAATTCGCTATAACTCGGAGTGGCTCGCGGGGCTGGATCTGCGCAAAATTCTTGAGCTATTGGGCACCATGACCGTCAGCCAAATGTTGGCCAAGGAGGGGTTTGCCGAGCGCTACGCCAAGGAAACCCCCATTTTTTTGCACGAATTTCTCTATCCCTTGATGCAGGGCTACGACTCGGTGGCGGTGGCCGCAGATGTGGAGCTAGGGGGCACCGATCAAAAGTTTAATATTGCCGTGGGTCGCGATTTACAGCGCCACTTTGGCCTCCCCACGGTTCAGTTTGGCCTGTTGATGCCAATTTTGGTGGGCACCGATGGTGTACAGAAAATGTCAAAATCGCTGGGCAATTACGTGGCCCTCAGGGAGTCTGCCGCCAGTATGTACTCGAAACTGGAGAAAATTCCCGATGCCCTTGTGAATCAATACATCGAACTGCTAACGGATCTGCCCCTTGAGGCATTGCCCACGAATCCTCGCGATCGCCAGAAGGCGCTTGCCCTCGAGGTTGTTAGTCAGTACCATGGCCGCGAGTTAGCCCTGCAAACCCAAGCGGAACTGGCCGCAATTGTTACCCAAGGCCAAACGACGCAAGCAGGCTCGATTCCGGAGTATGCCCTGAGTCAATTTACGTTCCCCGTCAAGCTCACCTACGTCCTGAGTCAGACGGGCCTGTGCCCGAGCAGTAGTGAAGCGCGGCGGCAGATCCAAGGCGGCGGCGTGCGCCTCAACAGCGAAAAAATAACGGATGTTGACTTTACCCTAAATGCGCCGGAGACCTACGTGAACCAAGTGCTGCAAGTGGGTAAAAAAAAGTTCCTGCGCTTTGTCCCTTAA
- a CDS encoding peptidoglycan recognition family protein — MKTQRLWFGFILACTVISLIVSRHWYAEHQRARAEAAAHQQLVVELERALPPLNTAVPIPLNCTAATPVVSLGDVQRLSRHRPRETWALAHPSNYGDRVAVDIHGRTVDYPLLVVLHETVYSAASAIDYFQTYHKHDEDQASYHAIITRRGDIIYTVPAHKRAYGAGNSAFKGEQVQTNPRIAPSVNNFAYHISLETPLDGQHEGMSHSGYTDAQYRSLAWLVSRTQVPWQRITTHAAVDLGGERADPRSFDWARFEQYWQPFHHVQQSYCALLANRQPPSAPSEAS, encoded by the coding sequence GTGAAAACGCAACGGTTGTGGTTTGGATTCATCCTTGCCTGTACAGTCATCAGTCTCATCGTCAGCCGTCACTGGTATGCCGAGCACCAACGGGCACGCGCTGAGGCGGCAGCCCATCAACAACTGGTTGTTGAGCTAGAGCGAGCCTTGCCGCCCCTCAATACGGCTGTACCGATTCCGCTTAACTGCACAGCGGCAACACCTGTTGTTTCCTTAGGCGATGTCCAACGGCTGAGTCGCCACCGTCCCCGCGAAACTTGGGCGTTGGCTCATCCCTCCAATTATGGCGATCGCGTGGCTGTTGATATTCACGGTCGTACCGTTGATTATCCACTTTTAGTGGTGCTCCACGAAACCGTCTATAGTGCCGCCAGTGCCATTGACTACTTTCAGACCTATCACAAGCACGATGAAGATCAGGCCAGCTACCATGCCATTATTACCCGCAGGGGTGACATTATTTACACCGTCCCTGCCCATAAACGCGCCTATGGAGCGGGGAATTCCGCTTTTAAGGGCGAACAGGTGCAAACCAATCCGCGGATTGCGCCATCGGTGAATAATTTCGCCTACCACATCTCCCTTGAGACCCCCTTAGATGGCCAACATGAGGGGATGAGCCACAGCGGCTATACGGACGCCCAGTATCGCTCTCTGGCATGGCTGGTGAGCCGCACCCAGGTGCCGTGGCAGCGCATTACCACCCACGCCGCGGTTGATTTAGGTGGTGAGCGCGCCGATCCTCGCAGCTTTGACTGGGCAAGGTTTGAGCAGTACTGGCAGCCCTTTCACCATGTTCAACAGAGCTACTGTGCCCTCTTGGCTAATCGTCAGCCACCCTCTGCGCCATCCGAGGCCAGTTAA
- a CDS encoding DUF4278 domain-containing protein codes for MTTLTYRGVQYNYVPPAINTQATDVVAKYRGATYRVATAVNPPEDSLKVMTYRGVKYQKGKKLAGVPAARMADPTVSANLPTDINEMARSLAMAHHVTIKSREQTLLARTAAAIGMPATAANYWSQIQGKINPVFGATYDRSHVALS; via the coding sequence ATGACTACTCTTACTTATCGCGGCGTTCAATACAACTACGTTCCTCCTGCGATCAACACCCAAGCCACCGATGTGGTGGCCAAGTATCGCGGTGCCACCTACCGCGTTGCCACGGCGGTCAATCCACCGGAAGACTCCCTCAAGGTGATGACCTACCGCGGTGTGAAGTATCAAAAAGGGAAAAAATTGGCGGGAGTTCCGGCTGCCCGGATGGCCGATCCAACGGTCTCTGCCAACTTACCAACAGACATCAACGAAATGGCACGTTCGTTGGCGATGGCACACCATGTCACGATCAAAAGCCGTGAACAAACCCTGCTAGCGCGGACAGCCGCCGCCATTGGTATGCCTGCAACCGCTGCAAACTACTGGAGCCAAATTCAAGGCAAAATCAATCCCGTGTTTGGTGCCACCTACGATCGCTCTCACGTTGCCCTTAGCTAG
- a CDS encoding penicillin-binding protein 1A — MSTTTLGQQRPQTRPQDENFWRGVLRIANRTFLVGMTLGSAALGGGLLGLAVSFRNLPDVRSLRGYIPSETTHIYDAKGTLLVSLHDEENREVVPLHQISPNLKLAVMAIEDSSFYQHRGINPIGISRALVVNLTSGRTAQGGSTLTMQLVKNLFLSPDRSFSRKVAEAVLAMRLEQIFTKDQILEMYLNQVYWGHNTYGVQTAAQSYFKKSAADLTLGEAALMAGIIQAPEAFSPFVDLETAKERQRLVLDRMVELAWITPQEAAAAAQEPLELGEITSFQRSRSPWITDAVLQELTQQFGREAVIRGGMRVQSSLDMNLQQMAEAAVQRGFASLRASGIRADQLALAAVDPRTHYVKALVGGVDYNRSQFNRATQAMRQPGSAFKPFVFYAAYASGNYTPDSSINDSPVSYRDGMGRYVPQNYDRTFMGPMSMRMALATSRNIPAIVLGQQVGIDRVIEICRTLGITSPMLPVVSLPLGAVDLTPLEMAAAYATFANNGWQSPTTTIIQVTDNSGHLLLDHTPHPKLVLDPWAAAATNSTLQSVITSGTGTGANIGRPAAGKTGTTSSERDIWFVGYVPQLSAAVWAGNDNYAPLGQGATGGGFMAPIWRDFMSQALKDVPVENFTPMSKFQRPKPQPRSSN; from the coding sequence GTGTCAACCACTACCCTTGGCCAGCAGCGCCCCCAAACGCGCCCCCAAGACGAAAACTTCTGGCGCGGCGTTCTCCGCATTGCCAATCGCACCTTTTTAGTCGGCATGACCCTTGGTTCAGCAGCTTTGGGAGGCGGTCTCCTTGGCTTGGCCGTCAGTTTTCGTAACCTTCCTGATGTGCGATCGCTGCGGGGCTACATTCCCAGCGAAACCACCCATATCTACGATGCCAAAGGCACCCTCCTTGTGAGCTTACACGATGAAGAAAATCGTGAAGTCGTGCCCCTGCATCAAATTTCGCCCAACCTAAAGCTGGCGGTGATGGCGATCGAGGATAGTAGCTTTTATCAACATCGGGGCATTAACCCGATTGGTATTTCTCGCGCCTTGGTGGTGAACCTCACCTCTGGCCGCACCGCCCAAGGGGGGTCAACCCTGACGATGCAATTGGTGAAAAACCTGTTTCTGTCGCCGGATCGGTCTTTCAGCCGCAAAGTGGCCGAAGCGGTCTTAGCCATGCGTCTCGAGCAAATTTTCACCAAAGACCAAATTTTGGAGATGTACCTCAACCAAGTGTATTGGGGACACAACACCTACGGCGTGCAAACGGCGGCTCAAAGCTATTTCAAAAAATCAGCGGCAGACTTAACCCTTGGCGAAGCCGCACTGATGGCTGGGATTATTCAAGCGCCTGAAGCGTTTAGCCCCTTTGTGGATCTTGAGACCGCTAAGGAGCGTCAGCGACTCGTGCTCGATCGCATGGTTGAGTTGGCGTGGATCACGCCCCAAGAGGCCGCGGCAGCAGCCCAAGAACCGCTTGAACTAGGGGAAATTACCTCATTTCAGCGCAGTCGCAGTCCATGGATTACCGATGCAGTACTCCAAGAGCTAACCCAGCAATTTGGCCGTGAAGCGGTCATTCGCGGTGGGATGCGCGTGCAAAGTAGCCTAGATATGAACCTGCAACAAATGGCTGAGGCGGCAGTCCAACGGGGGTTTGCCAGCCTACGGGCCAGTGGTATCCGCGCCGATCAGCTGGCCTTGGCTGCTGTGGATCCGCGTACCCATTACGTCAAAGCCTTAGTGGGCGGTGTGGACTACAATCGCAGTCAGTTTAACCGCGCCACCCAAGCCATGCGTCAACCGGGATCGGCGTTCAAGCCCTTTGTCTTTTACGCCGCCTATGCCAGTGGCAACTACACCCCTGATTCGTCGATTAATGACTCCCCCGTCAGCTATCGCGACGGCATGGGACGCTATGTGCCCCAAAACTACGATCGCACCTTTATGGGGCCAATGTCGATGCGGATGGCGCTTGCCACCTCCCGCAACATTCCGGCGATTGTTTTGGGTCAGCAGGTGGGCATTGACCGCGTCATTGAAATCTGCCGTACCCTTGGCATTACTAGCCCGATGCTGCCGGTGGTCTCCTTGCCCTTAGGCGCGGTGGACTTGACCCCCCTCGAAATGGCAGCCGCCTACGCCACGTTTGCCAACAATGGCTGGCAGTCCCCCACCACAACAATTATTCAGGTCACGGATAACAGCGGCCATTTGCTCTTGGATCACACCCCCCACCCTAAACTGGTTTTAGATCCGTGGGCAGCGGCAGCAACCAATAGTACACTGCAAAGCGTGATCACCAGCGGTACCGGCACCGGCGCGAATATTGGCCGCCCGGCAGCGGGTAAAACTGGCACCACCTCCTCAGAGCGGGATATTTGGTTTGTGGGCTATGTGCCCCAACTGTCGGCGGCGGTTTGGGCTGGGAATGACAACTATGCGCCCCTAGGACAGGGTGCTACTGGTGGCGGCTTTATGGCTCCCATCTGGCGCGACTTTATGAGCCAAGCCCTCAAAGATGTGCCCGTGGAGAACTTCACGCCCATGTCGAAGTTTCAGCGACCGAAGCCGCAGCCGCGCAGCAGTAACTAG
- the cax gene encoding calcium/proton exchanger, with product MGLKRIVSISFLVFIPLSVAAEKLEWGALTVFILAALAIVPLAIWLSTATEEVALATGPTIGGLLNALFGNATELIIAIVALRAGLVDIVKASITGTLIANLLLVMGLSMFLGGIRYKEQSFAPVVARVNASSMTVAIAAILLPAMVIYTSTNVPPAAISKMSVVAAVILILVYGLTLLFSLKTHSYLYEVSQVELADDEGHHEKPNLTLWITVLIIATLGVAFESEIFVGAVESATEGLGLTPLFTGVILLPLVGGAAEYVTAVGVALKDNMDLSVSIALGSSLLVALLVAPVLVVIGQVIGQPMDLNFSLFEVVTVIISVVIANVISLDGRSNWLEGALLLATYGILGTAFFFHT from the coding sequence ATGGGCCTGAAACGTATTGTCTCAATTAGTTTCTTGGTGTTTATTCCCCTCTCCGTTGCTGCCGAAAAATTAGAATGGGGGGCACTCACCGTCTTTATTTTGGCGGCACTGGCCATTGTGCCCTTGGCTATTTGGCTGAGTACTGCCACTGAAGAGGTTGCCCTTGCCACTGGCCCCACCATTGGCGGGCTATTAAATGCCCTGTTTGGCAATGCCACCGAGTTAATTATTGCCATTGTTGCTCTGCGGGCGGGCTTAGTGGATATTGTCAAAGCCAGTATTACCGGCACCCTCATTGCCAATTTACTCTTGGTCATGGGGCTGTCGATGTTTTTGGGAGGCATTCGCTACAAGGAGCAATCCTTTGCGCCGGTGGTGGCGCGGGTCAATGCCTCCTCGATGACCGTGGCGATCGCCGCCATTTTGCTGCCTGCAATGGTCATCTACACTTCTACTAATGTGCCCCCAGCAGCCATTTCTAAAATGTCCGTTGTGGCCGCCGTGATTTTAATTCTGGTCTATGGTTTAACGCTCCTGTTTTCGCTTAAAACCCACAGTTACCTCTACGAAGTTAGCCAAGTGGAACTCGCGGATGACGAGGGGCATCACGAAAAGCCCAACCTGACCCTGTGGATTACGGTGCTGATTATTGCCACGCTGGGGGTGGCCTTTGAGTCAGAAATTTTTGTGGGGGCTGTGGAGTCGGCAACCGAAGGCTTGGGACTCACACCTCTGTTTACAGGGGTTATTTTGCTGCCCTTGGTGGGGGGGGCTGCCGAGTACGTCACGGCGGTGGGGGTTGCCCTCAAAGACAATATGGATTTATCGGTATCCATTGCCCTTGGGTCATCGCTGCTGGTGGCGCTGCTGGTGGCACCGGTGTTGGTGGTAATTGGTCAGGTCATTGGTCAGCCGATGGACTTGAACTTTAGCCTGTTTGAGGTGGTCACCGTGATTATCTCGGTGGTGATTGCCAATGTGATTAGCCTTGATGGCCGCTCCAACTGGCTGGAGGGGGCGCTGCTGCTGGCCACCTATGGCATTCTTGGCACGGCCTTCTTTTTCCATACTTAG
- the psbZ gene encoding photosystem II reaction center protein PsbZ gives MSILFQLALAALVILSFVMVIGVPVAYASPQDWDRSKQLIFLGSGAWIALVLIVAVLNFFVV, from the coding sequence ATGTCGATTTTGTTTCAATTGGCGCTCGCCGCACTCGTCATTCTTTCCTTTGTGATGGTGATTGGCGTTCCGGTGGCCTATGCCTCACCCCAAGATTGGGATCGCTCGAAGCAGTTAATCTTTTTGGGGTCTGGCGCTTGGATTGCCCTTGTCCTCATTGTCGCAGTGCTCAATTTCTTCGTCGTCTAG
- a CDS encoding RNA methyltransferase encodes MITSRQNPLVRHIRKLHQRKHRQGYLLLEGTHLIQEALAAGYPFEVVCCTTAWWEKQPIHWLKHLEEHSDRLELVSPEVLAALCTTQTPDGVVAVSRYCPRESLPLKSLGLCLVTLQDPGNLGTIVRTAAAVGVEGILLSADCVEFSHPKVLRASAGQWFRLPCQTIPEPLPVLQQYQAQGWQVVVTAPTATQVYWQVDFSQPTLLVMGNEGQGLPAEYGALTFTPVAIPQAAAVDSLNVAIATAVLLYEVYRQRWPS; translated from the coding sequence GTGATTACCAGTCGCCAAAATCCGCTGGTGCGCCACATTCGCAAGCTCCACCAGCGCAAGCATCGTCAGGGGTATCTTCTGTTGGAGGGAACCCACCTTATTCAGGAGGCACTGGCGGCAGGTTACCCCTTTGAGGTGGTGTGTTGTACAACGGCGTGGTGGGAAAAGCAGCCTATTCATTGGCTCAAGCACCTAGAGGAGCACAGCGATCGCCTCGAACTGGTTAGCCCAGAGGTGTTGGCTGCTCTGTGTACCACCCAGACACCGGATGGGGTGGTGGCCGTCAGCCGCTATTGCCCTCGCGAGTCGCTGCCCCTAAAAAGTTTGGGGCTGTGCTTGGTCACGCTCCAAGATCCGGGCAATTTAGGCACCATTGTGCGGACGGCGGCGGCGGTTGGCGTTGAGGGCATTCTCCTGAGTGCTGACTGCGTTGAGTTCAGCCACCCTAAGGTACTACGGGCGAGCGCGGGGCAGTGGTTTCGCCTGCCTTGCCAAACCATTCCAGAGCCGCTGCCAGTGTTACAACAGTACCAAGCGCAGGGCTGGCAGGTGGTGGTTACCGCCCCGACGGCAACGCAGGTCTATTGGCAGGTTGATTTTTCGCAGCCGACACTGCTTGTGATGGGTAATGAAGGTCAAGGACTGCCCGCCGAGTACGGTGCCTTGACCTTTACGCCTGTGGCAATTCCCCAAGCGGCAGCGGTGGACTCGTTAAACGTAGCGATCGCCACCGCCGTGCTGCTTTACGAAGTTTATCGCCAGCGCTGGCCTAGCTAG